TCTGGACCCCACTCATTTGGTTGAATGGAGGACACAGTGGCATGGCACACCATCTACACTCATTTAAAACATGTATGTGTGCGCGCGCATACAGTTGAGTTTGTGTAAGTTGAATGAACATAAGCCGGGACCTCTTCATCTTGAGCACGACTCGGGTGCCAGGGCTGTGCCGAGTACAAGGAAAACAGAATTGGCACGTGCCACTGCTGCCCTGGAAGCCGGTCTACAGGGCCCCAGGAACACAGCGCTGCAAGGCAGAGGACAGTGTGCTGCGGCACAGGAGGCCGGAGGAGTGAGCATGAGGAAGGCTTTCAGAGACCGTGCGACTCTAAGCTGACTCTTAACAGCTCGCGTCATCGTCATGGgggtggagaaggggaagagCGGCCCAGAGCCTCGCCTAGCAGAGGGACTGGCACATCGAGGTAGGTAGGCTGGATGTGGCGCAGCGGGGACCCACGAGTTACCCAGGGATGGGGGCACAGCTAAAGAAGGGGCCGGAAAAACCAAGGGGGCCAGATCGTGCTGAGCTCCCTGTGATCCATTAAGGGGCTGGGACCCACGCTGCAGGGGATGGGGGTCCTCAGGTTTCTAAGGAGAGGGGTATGAACGCAGGACCACAGGTCCTCCTGTGCTGTGGGGCtggattaaccctttgcactcgcttgcttttttctcgattcctttattctacttaggatttaattttttaaatacccaagattttacaaagcgtgacactagaataaaaaactggagtttcttttcatacaaacttatttatttggattttttaatatttcaaattattgatgcattcaagagtaattttaatctctataatttttgctaaccatgtcgagtcacacttgacatctgagtgcaaagggttaaagcagGCTGGGAACAGAGGGGAAACCAGTCAGGAAGAAATTGTACCACGGTAAGGGAGAGGAGGGTGGATGACGGCACCAGGAACGGAGAAGAGGCAGTGGCTAGATCCCGTCTACCGAGTGTTTCCTCTGTGCCCGGCACTGTGCCCGAGAGCTGGGTGCTGTCGGGTGTGTCGCTCCCTGGGCCTCCAGCGAGGGCCTGCACGGCTCACACTCGCCCACGGCCCGCCTCACGCCGGTCCGgctctcacactcactcacttGGCAACGGCCACACAGGCCGCTTTCCTGGCTCCTGAACACACCAGGCTCTCgctcaccccagggcctttgcagtCCCTATTCCCTCTCCTCTTGGGATGCAGTTCATGGGGTGCCTTTGCTGAGAAGCGTTTCTCAACCCACCTCATCTAAAGTTAGTCCCTTCCTGCGTCAGCCTGTAAGTTAGCACTTCTCACAGTCTCAAATGATCTTGcttatttctctactttttattatctgtctcccccTTCTAGAATGTATCCTCCATGATATGGGGGGCTGTTTGTctagtacctagcacagtgcctatgTGCTCCCCAAATATTTATCCAATgaatatccattttatagatgaaaatacAATAATCATAACTAACTCATGTAAGCCTCACGCATTTGGTCTACATATCATTATCTTCCCCACTTTGCATGGGGAAACTGGGGACACAAAAGTTAGGTAACTCATCCAAGGTGACGCAGCTTAGAAATGGCAGAGccgggattcaaactcaggcggCTTGGCTCCAGGATCCAGGGTTTTGCTGTCTGTGCTACATAATCACTCTAAAGCTGAGGTTGACAAATGTCAGGTCACATGGCTGGTGATGAAGGAGCCAGGATTTCAACTCTTGAGCCTGAGCCCTTAACTCCTACATTCCAGAGAATCCAAACAAGCAGGGATGAGGGTGGTGAGAGCTAAGCGAGAGAGAGGCCCAGCCTGGAGGCCTGAGCTAACggaggctggtgtcaaactcagGGCCGTGCAAAGGGGAGAGCATGAGTTTAACTCCAAGTGTGTAGAGTTTGAGGTGCCCACTGCACATGCTGTCAACTGTGCTGCCTGCTTTTGGAGCAACACACATTACCCAAGCCCCCTACCCCATCTAACATTTGCAAAATGTGGGTTTAAGTACCCACAGGATAGGATTCTTGTGAAGATTCAACTGAGATAATCTAGACCCATAGGTACATGTTAGTAAGCATTAATTCTCATCTTTCCTATATCTTTGCTCACATGAAAGAGCcaaaattttggggaaaatgggCTAAATATCAGGATGAAAGAGAACATTTTTGAGTGGGTCCAATTATAGAATCATTCCACAAGCTTAATGAGACTTAGAATTAGCCAAATTTCATCTTCTGAACACTTGCAGCTATTgcaataattaaatgaaaaatttgtaaaattaggttcaatttaaaatgtatataagcatcacttctccctcccctggatctttccttttattcttatttcttgaTAGGTATATGCCATATTTGTCTTCGGACAAgtcatatattttaatcaaattttctcatttgtaaaacaggaacAATAGTCCCTCTCTTACACGGTTCTTATAAGAATTAAAGGAGAAAGTGCATAATAAATTCCTTGTAAACTAGTACTGTCCAAATATGATAAAGgaacattattaattttaaaatgtttgcatgaGGGAAAAGGATATGGTTATTGAGATCAAGTTGCTCATGTGGTTAAAACCACACGCATCCCCATATATTATCACTAAATCTTGCCCCTCTAATATCCTGTGGACATGCTCCTTAATATCTTCCCTGTGTAGGACAAAGAACCATCTTTCAGCAGGCATGTGCCTTTGTCTGCCCAGCGTTTCTCTGAGGAGCCACCCTTCAGCTCCAGGGTGGGAAAGTGACCCAAGAAAGGCTGCTCAGCATTCTTCATCCCCCTAAAAGGAATTTGGACCAAGCAGGTCCAATCTGAGGTCTCCCCTGAGCTGTTGCTGGAACTATCAGAAAGAGGGAGTGGGGGAGCTTTCTTTCCCCTCAGGAGAGCCAGCGGTCAAAAGCAAGTAAACCTGCAGCTACTCTGGCCATCTCTGGTAACGTGTGGGAGAACCTGCCTGAATGAAGCCGAAATGGAGGGACAGAGAGATAGGGCGACCAACTTGTCCCAGTTAGCCAGGGATGTTCCCGGTTCTACCCGTGAAAGTCCCAAGCCCAGGACAGATCTGGGCAAATAGGGACAGTTGGTCACCCCACAGACAGATAACCTGGCAAAAGGGTCCTGAACACATTGTTTCTGATCCCGATCCGGCTCCCTTGGGTGTCTCAGTCATGTGACCCACTGCTGGTGTTTGTTCAAGCTACTCAGAGTTGAGTTTCTGACACTTGCAACCTATAGGGTCATGACACCCTCCCAAAGAATGTGCATGTATAAACAAAAGTCACAGttaataaagcaaaatgaatCAAAGTAGGAAACAcactatttttagaattaaaaaatgaggaaatgtgaTCATGTGGTCCCTTCTGAGATCCAGAGAATTTGACAAAGgggctttgaaaaaaaaatgtacacaaaatggaaaaaggaagagagacaaatgaaaacattcttaTGGAACAAAAACACCAGGGCATGAGAAAAGTCAGGGTAATGAACGAGCAAAGATTCGAAAGAACAAACTTAAcgcagagagggaaaaaaagcagcTAAAACCAAAGAGTGTGGTAGCTTGGCCTTTTCCTCAGAGATGAACCAGCCCTGAGGGGCATGGAGTCACTCTAGCCGTGGGAATGCACTGTGTAGAAACCAGACCAGTGGCGCTTGGGCAAGTGCTGAACAATCCACAAGAGGTAAAGCAAGAATCCAAATGGCCTCAGGCACTCTGCCTTGGGGCAGGTGGGCAGTTCAAAGTGCTACAAGAATAACCCAGGGGttagagaaaaaagttttttcttaagGTGACAGAGCAGAAATTACAAAGATCCGAGAAGTTAGAAAATGTGAGGGTGCACCACAAGGCAGCGTAAGCCACTCAGCTGCAGCGCAAGCCAGGTTAATCTGTGACCCTAGAGGGTTTCCTTTGACAGGGTGGCCAGAAGGGAGAGGGCCGGACACACATCTGTACATGAGCCACGCAGAACAGAATGCCAGCCATGTCACCTGGCTCCCCCGAACTGTGCGAGTCTGGAGCCCTCGAGAACCTTTCTGGCCTGTCCTATCGCCACTCGTAACAACACAGCGTGCAGAGAGCCTACGGGCTGAAAGCCGAGACAGAAGTCATTGTCTCAAGAGAAGGGCACCGTGAAAACCACAAAAGGCAGTGTGAAGCTATGAGATTTAGGGCTACTTCCACGAAGATCCTTTCTGTTCAGTCTTACCCTTTCTAAATGACTTTGACTTTGTTTTCTGATACCACCTAATTCTAGGGTGCTGACCATTTTCTTGGTTGTACGACTCTTGGGGGTGTTTTGGGAAACCCGAAGTGCCTGCACAGGGTCCTTCTAACACACGTATTTAGGAGAAAGGGAGGCCGCCCCTTCGAGGGGCGAAGTGAACAGTGCCCTCTGTGCACACATGTTCGCGAAAAAGACATTTATGCTGTGTGCGCTCACAAGCGTTTCCCCTTAAAACATGACATTGAAAGTAGAAGAGCCGATATGATTAAAGGCTGTCCGGCTATAAAGAACCGATTCACACTCCAAATCTTAAATCACAAAGCGCGCTCAAGGGTAAAACCACGGGAGTTACTCGAGCATGTGATTAGATTTTATGTGGCCTTTGAAGGTGGGGAGAGCCACCGCCAGGGCATTTGATGATTTATTTGCTTGTAATTTTGGGAAAGGCCCCACCTAGGAGCAGGATATCCTTTCTCCCTGAACCAGGATGTTGCCCAGAGTCTAAGAAAAGGAGGCAGAGCCCCAGGAAACGGCACACCATCCTGCAACGCATCCCTTGCAGAATCAGGACGGACCATGCTCACCTTCCTTTCTGGAGCGACGCTCTCTAGAGGGGCTCTCACTTCCAATTCCTGCAAGGGAGACGGATGCACTTGCCCAAGCTAAAGGACAACGTGGAGTCCAGGCTCGCCAGCACGTCTGTCTTTCTCTCTACAGAGTCCCGGTTTCTGCATATGAAGGGTTTTTGTGGTTCTGGGCATTGTGTCTTCTGCAAAGAAAGGCGCGTGTAGGAATGAAAGGGGCCCCTCATTTTGGAGCTGGGGAAATTTGAGGTTCCGTGATTTACATGGGGTCACGCTGTTGCCCTAAGTGAGCAGAAGCCAGGGTGCCAATCCCACAAACCTATAGCAAAAAAAGTATTCTTTCCTGTACCTATACAGATATGCTTCTTGGTCTCTCAAGAGACCAAGAGCATTTGTCTATTTGACTAgggcaggaaagaggaagggggtCAGGAAAAAATAAGGTATTCTTTTTTCCTTGACTTTCTTATTCTGATTTGACATTGATAAAACTGACTATCCTTCTGGCAAAGTAACCACAGACATTTAACACAAACCAAAACccatgattttcttttgttctttttttttttttttaaagccgcACTCCAGACTTTTGCCAAGTTACGAAATGCCTTCATCTCAGTACAATACCTAAGGAATCACATGGCTAGTACCCAACTTAAGAATTTTAAGGGAATGGTGAAAATAGAAagggaataaatatttaaatacgaACATCAACCTCTAAGTGCCTAATGCTCCTAAATTATATGCCAATGACAGAAACAACAGATCAAAGGTGAAAAGATGGTGGCCACTGGTTAGGAGAAAGAGAATCAGGAAAATGCATGCACGAGGGAACCCTGCTCACCAGGCAAGCCACCCTGGGATTCGGAGACCGTACATGGTATTTTCCAGAGAATGCCGGCGTGTTTATCGCccagcaggccctgccctgcagcccgaGAGCACCTACCAGCGTTTCCAACTTGGCAGGCTCCCAACCACCAGAACAATGATTGCTTTTCTCTAGCTGTAATAATGCTGTCTAGTTCATCAGAGATCCATTTGGTATTTTTCATTGAGTCCAAAACACACTGTTTCCTTCAGAGAAATTCTATCatgttttgtacattttaaaaaatgattgatCTGGTAAATATTAGTAAAGGTTGAAAAATTTTGATGAGAGAAGTTTCTTCTAGAATCTCATTATTTTATcttaagtaaaatgtatttttttaaaaatcctacagACATGATAAGGCACATGCATGAGTCCAGATATTTTTTAGCTCACTGGGTCTCAGGGAGACAGCTGTGGTGCCTGATAAAGCCTCATGctttcacattcattcattcattcatctaatatgtatttattgagcatttactatgcgTTCTAAACATTAAGGACACAGCAGTAACAAGATAGAAAATGACCCTGGCTTCACTAAGCTAGTACACAGAAGATCAAGAACAAGCCCATGCAAAGAGTTAAATATGATAATTCCAGATGGCAATAAACTGTCTGAAGGGAAAATAGGGTGGTGTGCTGGCCAGTGGCCAGGAGGCATGGTCAGGGCTGCCCACATCCCAGAGTTCAGATCCGGCTGAGGAAGCAGGAGCCTGCGTAGGCCTAAAGtaggcaggaggatggccagGCAAAGGTCCTGGGGTAAGAGCAAGCTTGACAAatttgggggaaagaaagaaCATCAGTGTGGACTTAGAACAATGATACCGATTGTGGTTAAGATTGAGTAAGATTATGTCTGTGAAAGAACTTGATGAACTGCAAAGCGACGCCACGGAAAGTTATTATTTGGTAATGCTAGACTCCTTGAATGCTCACATAAAGAATATCATTCTGCATGTAAGAAGGACTAGGGTGAGAACCACATAGATTTTGGTTTTCATCTTCTACTTCCTAACAAGCAGTGGCTGGCCCCTCCACAGCCCTTCCACGCGTGGCACATCTCCTTTGTGCGAAACACGGAATCTCACATACCTGGAATTCTGTTGAGCGTCACCCAGAAATGCTCATCAGGACTGAAAGTGTCCTTGGACCACTGGAGCAGATCGGTGGCCCGAGGGTCATGGAGGACAAAGTTGGCAAACTCTCTGGACAGAGCCACGTAGGCCGAGCCAAAGTAAATGGTGAGGTTGTGGGGCGGAGGCGGCTTGAGGGCTGGCGTTCGAATCACGTAGGAAAGCTCCCTGCCCAGGTGCTCCCGGTGGACGTACTTAGTCCTTCCGACCGCATGAGCTGGGGGCAGCACCCCTGGGGTAATGTTCCTCCCTTTAAACCCTTTCAGATACTGCACTATTTCCCTGTTGGTTTTCAGGGGGAAGTCTTGCCCACAGGTGTTGATGGCGTACTTCCACGAGACCTCTGAGCTTGAAAGGTCCTTGATGCAGTTGAGGTCGGCCTGGAGCCTGGAGATCCCACCGTAGACCACTGGCTCCATCTTGGACGCCAGGAAAGCATTTGGGAAGCAGCTCAGCAGCTGTTCCACCTCGTCTTTAAATTCAACGGTCGCCTTTTCATCTACATGAACACAGTAGATATTTTGGGGCATGTAAATAGCCCTGAAGAGCCTCGCAAAGGTGTCAAAATGGTGATGGATGACCATTATATATGCCAAAGGAAACTGAGCTTCTTCTTTAGATAAAGGGGCCGTGATGTAGTGGCTTTGGGTCAGGTATTCCTTGCAAGAAGGCTTCTCATGGATCATAAGTTTGTTTCTCCACAGGAAAGGTGTTTTCCCGTTGATAAAGGATGTGCAAACTTGAGTCAGCATCAAAGAGTCTGAGATATTTAGTCTCTGGAAGCTTTGATCTCCCCCAAAACTGAACACACAGAACACGATAAAGACGATGACACTAGAGATAGAAACTACGAAGAGGCAATGCATCGACGAAGGCATGCCTCAAGGAAGGGCGGACCGTCGGCGCCCGCCCAAATCTGTAAGTCTTTCTCCAAACTTACTCGTTTCTCTGAGTTCTTATTTTGGTACATTCTCCAGTCATTCCCACCCTGAAGGAGATGCTGCGAATTTGTTCGTTGTCATCCCGAGGCCGCGGCTGCCGGCTGCCTCCCGTGCGGACCTGGAGACTGCTCCGCCTCCCTCAACCCTCCTTTGTTTAAACCCCGCTGCAGGTCGCGTCGCCCGGcatcccctccctctgcctggctgtTTGCATCTGCTAGCTGTTTCCCCAAAACTCTGCTAACTCTTCCCCCCTCCGGCTTAGCTTCTCAGATCTCTCATTTCCCTCGGCTGCCCTCCGCTGCGGCCGGTGTCCCCGCCGTGCATCACCACTGGGGAGGGCGCGGAGAGCCGGAGCTGCAGGGGAGCTCGGGCGGCTCCTGCCCgtccgcgcccgcccgccccgcccgctcGCGCCCGCAGCGCCCCGCAGCCGCCGGGGTAGCGCGCCTCTGCTTTCCAGAGCGCTGCTTCGTGAAACCCGACTCGAGTGACAAAatctagaataaaagaaaacctcACCCACCCCAGCTCCATCCTGACGCTTCCCGGCTCCACCTGCCCTTTTGCGAAACAGGAGCTTACTGGAGGAGGAGTTGCAGTCCTAGGGGACCCGAAATTGCAGGGGCTGCTGGGCCCATGACTCCGAGATGAAGCCCTCTCCTCCCACTTCCCGCATCCCACCCGCTGTCGTGTCTGTCATAGAATGCTGGGGCCAGAGGGACAAGTCCTGAGCCGCGTCCTCTGCTCTGGATGAGACTTTAAAGCTTCATGGGAAACAACTTGAATCCTGGCCACAAATGATACTCACACAGGGGGTCTGGGGGGCATTCAGGCTTTACGCAGAGAACATGCTGGAATGCTCAGGGGAGTGTTGTGCACCCGTCCAGATAAGCTTATGGATCACCTAggaaatgaatgttgttttccCCTATCTGTAAAAATAGCAGTGTTCTGGCTAAGGAGTATCAAGCTATTTTACTTAGAAGGTTCTCATCTTCAACTTCTCGCTTCTCCACTGGCTACtctttaaatgaaatatagattaatgcattttatttaatatgctcTTAAAATGACTTCTAAAACATCAGTTTAACTACTGACTGCCTTTCCAATCCCCTCACTATGTACCTGAATTTAACAACTCAGTGTCTCAATTGCAAAGCATTCACTCATGGTGGAAACTGACCCCCTCACCCACCCTGTGAAGAAAGAATGCCCTTTAAtgcacattttcttcttccttttgaacAGTTTCTACCCTACCATTAATTGGAAGTGATAGGACAACATACTGATTCCTTGCTTTCACCATGGGTAGGAAAATCAATGCCATCCCCAGGATTCATGGCACCTCTAAGTCCAACTGAATGACATGTCATTTCCTGAGCACACTGCTGTTTTCATTCTTCTAGCTctcattgtttacatttttcattcttctagcttatatattatttttctctctcccttactAAATGCTCCtcatcctccccagcccccaaatAAACTTTCTATATAACCAACCCCTGGATTTTTaggtcaaagaaaaagaaaatgtagccaTTATATGAATAAAGTGGATCAATCTAATTCTCAGTGTCTTCTATGGAGGAGAGCAAAGAGAATGACCTGAAGTTCATGAAAATTCAATCCCAAGATTTTCCCAAATAATACCTTCAGATTCCTATATATCTATTTTCTAAACAACAGAGAGTAATTTCAATAGCTCATCTGACACAGCCTTGTGGCTtagaatgaatattaaaatacttgCAGTTTGATAAAGCAGTGTACATAATTTAATCAGGGCAACAGGGTCTGTTTACATTGTTATTTCCAACTGGCCAATAACATGAGGGTTCAGATTTATACAGGCTTAGAGGACAGACATTAATACTGTTACTATATTAAGAATACAGACACTAGCCAAATTAGGAACTTTCATAATGCTTCTGTATTCAATCCATTTCTTCAAATGGCATTGTTTTTGTGTTGAAAAATAGAGCTGTTTTTCCTCCAAGCTCTTTTGCCTGTCCTTGGGCCAATTTCCCCCACTCTTATGTCCtcgtattaaaaaaaaatccctatagaattttttttttaaaattgcttattGAATTAGTGGAGGCCTTTTGTTACCTGTTACCTTTCCTTCCTAATAGGTCCTACCACTTGCTCGCCTAGAATAGACACCATGTGCTTTTTTTCCCTGACTGACTTTTCCTGCAGCTGAGGACAAAGTTGACACTTGCAGGCCTTGCAACCATGCCTTGTCACTCACTTTGGAAGCAATTATTCCCAATCTAGCCTATTACTCAGGCTAGACATGCTTACCCTCCTGTGGGGCCATCTTAAAGGCTTTCTTTAAACCTAAAATCCTAATGCTGCAGGACCTAGAGAAAATGAGTTGGAGGTGTACAACACAGAGTTTGCTGCTTGCCAGGCTAAGTCAACTAGTGAGGGGAGGTGGAAAAAACTTGTGTGTTTTGGTGCTAAAAAACC
The nucleotide sequence above comes from Microcebus murinus isolate Inina chromosome 15, M.murinus_Inina_mat1.0, whole genome shotgun sequence. Encoded proteins:
- the LOC142876320 gene encoding N-acetyllactosaminide beta-1,6-N-acetylglucosaminyl-transferase-like, with product MPSSMHCLFVVSISSVIVFIVFCVFSFGGDQSFQRLNISDSLMLTQVCTSFINGKTPFLWRNKLMIHEKPSCKEYLTQSHYITAPLSKEEAQFPLAYIMVIHHHFDTFARLFRAIYMPQNIYCVHVDEKATVEFKDEVEQLLSCFPNAFLASKMEPVVYGGISRLQADLNCIKDLSSSEVSWKYAINTCGQDFPLKTNREIVQYLKGFKGRNITPGVLPPAHAVGRTKYVHREHLGRELSYVIRTPALKPPPPHNLTIYFGSAYVALSREFANFVLHDPRATDLLQWSKDTFSPDEHFWVTLNRIPGM